Proteins encoded by one window of Desulfovibrio ferrophilus:
- the ispE gene encoding 4-(cytidine 5'-diphospho)-2-C-methyl-D-erythritol kinase, which yields MNTSPDTITLRAGCKVNLYLEITGRLDNGYHTLKTLFYPLPTPHDTLTLTFGKQGGEFTLSAGDPELESDSNTIAKAWKVFTEQTGFAPGLSVKLDKGIPMGAGLGGGSADAAAVLRELNTRAGDKALPPDQLNELAASIGADVPFFLLDGPAWAEGIGEELHPVNVDLQGLSLVLICPPMHVSSAWAYHAWDKLKTKRPHRVENTLGFLTCAQTEFKNSPRSRILLHNSFEDVVFPKHHKLLRYKEKLLAQGACGAVLSGSGASLLGLFRDSRIAEAARIEFKKQGIPAHLHCL from the coding sequence ATGAACACATCCCCGGATACAATCACTCTTCGCGCAGGTTGCAAGGTCAATCTGTACCTTGAGATCACAGGACGCCTGGACAACGGCTACCACACCCTGAAAACCCTGTTCTACCCCTTACCGACTCCCCACGACACCCTGACTCTCACCTTTGGTAAACAAGGCGGGGAGTTCACGCTCTCTGCTGGTGACCCTGAGCTGGAATCCGACTCCAACACCATTGCCAAAGCCTGGAAGGTGTTCACCGAACAGACGGGGTTTGCCCCTGGTCTGTCGGTGAAGCTGGACAAGGGGATTCCCATGGGAGCCGGACTTGGCGGCGGCAGTGCCGACGCGGCAGCAGTTCTGCGGGAATTGAATACCCGTGCGGGTGACAAGGCGTTACCACCGGACCAACTGAACGAGCTGGCCGCCTCCATCGGAGCGGATGTGCCGTTCTTCCTGCTGGATGGCCCGGCTTGGGCAGAAGGCATCGGCGAAGAGCTGCATCCCGTAAATGTTGATTTGCAGGGGTTAAGCCTCGTATTAATATGCCCTCCTATGCACGTTTCCAGTGCCTGGGCCTACCACGCATGGGACAAATTAAAAACAAAACGCCCCCACCGCGTCGAAAACACGCTTGGTTTCTTGACATGCGCCCAAACTGAGTTTAAAAACTCCCCTCGCTCTCGAATCCTACTTCACAACAGCTTTGAAGACGTTGTTTTCCCGAAACATCACAAATTATTGCGATACAAGGAAAAACTTCTCGCCCAAGGGGCATGTGGAGCGGTTTTGAGTGGTAGCGGGGCTAGCCTCCTCGGCCTTTTTCGTGATTCGAGGATTGCTGAGGCAGCTCGCATTGAGTTTAAAAAGCAGGGCATCCCCGCACACCTGCACTGTTTGTAA